From the Hoplias malabaricus isolate fHopMal1 chromosome 6, fHopMal1.hap1, whole genome shotgun sequence genome, the window TTGTGCTCAGTCTTAGCCGAGCTGCAGAGAGTCGAGCATAGTATAGAGGAGCTTCTGAAGCTTCAGACTCGTCTGAATGTGAAGAAGGTGACTCTGGAAAAGACTCGGCAGGTTCCCCACTCGTCTGGAGCAGCCTGTTCTCCAGGACTGAGCCCCGAGCTCCAAATACGCAAGCTGAAAGGCAGCGGAACCGCAGAAACTGCGATCACGTCCACCTCGCAGGGCACCGCTCCCGGTTCCTGGCGAAAAAGGCTGCTGGCCCGAGTGGCTGAAGTGAACTTAACACCTGCTCCAGACTCTTCAGACTCAGAGCAACCTCGACGACAACAACGTCGTCCTTCTCCTCATTACACAGTCCCACAACCAGAGGTCACCACAACAACCAACAAGCTCGAGGATCTGAGCGCTAACGTTTTACACGCGCTGTCTCAACGGCAGCTGCGGAAAAGgagaagaacagctgctgtgtggaAGAGCCCTCGACGGAAGAAGCATCGGAATTCTCCTTGTCCTCCACCACAGCCAGAGGTCACCACAACCACAAAGAGGTTTGCGGCTCTAAGCTCCATGGTTTtagcacaaaaaaagaaagaaatacgAAAGATTATAAAAGTTACCATATTGCAGTACCTGTGCCACATAGCAGCGAAAGGTTGGCTACATTAAATACCAAAGCAGTCACTTTCAGCACATTAACAGCCACCTAGCAACACCCTAGCAGCCACCTGTCATAATAGAGCAAGTGCAAACCAGCATATTAGCAACTACCTGGAACACCATGGCAACAACCAAGACCCTAGCAACCGACAAACAAAACCCTAGTAATCATCTCCAGCAAACTAGTAGCACTCCAGAAACCAGCAAGCCATACCTTTGAAACAATTGAAAcattgaattcattcattcattttctgtaacccttatccagttcagggttgcggtgggtccggaacctacctggaatcacagggcacaaggcaggaacacgtcctggagggggcgccaggcccTCACGGGAACATGAGTCCAACTATACATTATTCTTATCACTGATGGTGTAGCATagtgcagtggttctcaaagtATGTAGACCAAATACCACTCATTGACacaccaaaacctccaagttcCATCCTGCAAGTcatatcacagaaacacacaaaacttGTACACTAGATAAATATGTGCCTTTACCGCTTACCATTTTAGTGAAAGGGCTGCTTCTGGCCGTGCAGTGGAAGAGACTAGATCAGTGAGGTTTAAATGCAGAAATGGCTCAGCATCCATTTTGTTACAGTACTtgctgatatcacaacaaagtTCGTCACTACTTGCTTTGAATTGCTCACCTGCTTTTGCAGTGCACAAGCGAGGATGGTAAGAGGTTCCTTGGGATTTGGGAACTGGGGCAGCAGTATTCTTTATTGTGGAAGAGCATGGCTTCAGATCTACAAATTGTTCCTTGATGTTATCTGGTGTACCATGTCAGGATGCTTTgtgtaccacagtttgagaaccactgacaGTTATGCAGAAGGCTGGGATTCAATACCCTGCTCAGGAAGGAACACCTCACTACACTAATAGGAGTCCTTGGGCATAACTTTGTACCTACATCTGTAAAAAGAGTAATGTTGTACATCACCGTGGATAAGGAAAAGGTTGTCTAaaagattaataataatttatccACGTGTTTTTGGTGTTTTATAGTAGTGACTCCAATCTGGTGAACACTGCTGACCAGCTCCACACATGCAACTGGATTcgaagtcacctggaggaacatGCGGACACCTGCCTTCCCAAGCAAGATGTTTACGAGGCTTATCGGTGAGATATGGATTCAGCAGTTTATCCACAGTTATAGCAGATGTGTaggttaccatagcaaccacttgtCTACAGCCAGGCAGCCAGGAGTAATACCATAGCATTCACCAAACAGTAATCTAAGCATCGCCTCCagtaccatagcaaccacctcaCAATAAACTAAGCATCAGTTCAAGAACCATAACAATCATTTGACAGTGTCTACATAGCAACACAATAAATATTTCCTATCAGGAATACCATATTAGTTATTTAGCACCACCCTAGCAGTTGAAAACATATAACCCCTACCACACAACATGGAATACCCTAGCAATTACATGGAataccctagcaaccaccagaTATACCATAGCAAGCAACTCGTAACACCCTAGAAAACACCAGGAGGACCATACTAACTGCAAAAAACAACTGCAACTGAAAATCTAGCAAACAGTTGGAGTGCCAGAGCAGTCACAAATTAACAACAGAGCCACTACATGGAATGGTATAGCAACGACATAGCAATCATtagaaataccatagcaaccagctAGTAACACCATAGAAAACACCTTAAGTGCCATAAGATCTGACCAGCTTCTAACTAAAATATGCCACGGCAACCACATATTAACACCAGAACAACCACCTAACAACCACCAGAGTTACCATAGCCACCAAATAGTAGTGCCCTAAAAAACACCCGGAGTACCATAGTAACTGCATAGGAATACCATAGCAACGACCTAAAATATCATGGCAACTTCCCTAGCAACCATGGACACTGGCTACCACCTGGAGTGTCATTGCGAAGATCTAGCAATATTACATCAGTACCGGGGACACGCTAAAACTGCACCATttgcattttccttttttttccctttttatcTTTGTTTCATGTGAAATATTGATTTTCCTAAACTCTTGTTATTGTTTGGCCTTTGtgcaataaataagtaatttctGATAATATTTTAAGTAATCCTTTGTTACAGCTCCTGTTACTCAGATGATCTGTATTGTTAGATATATATTCAGTGCATCAGACTTCAGATGTTAGCATTTCCAGGTGTGTTGGAGTAAGGGGATAGACAGAAGTGTACTTGAGAACTGTGTGTCCAGTCTCATTAATTGTTGCGGGTATTCATTTTGTTCTTCACCCGTTCAGGAAACACTGTGAAAACCTGCAGCAGCGGCCTCTCAGCGCGGCAAACTTTGGGAAGATCATCAGAGATATCTTCCCCAACATCAAGGCACGGAGACTGGGAGGAAGGGGACAGTCCAAATATCCTTCATTATCTTTTGATTATCACTGCGTACACAACTCACTAAACAAGAGTTCTTACAAGACTTGTTTATGTGCAAAGTCTTTACATCATAGCAGCCCCCTAGCGATCACCAGGATTAACATACAACACCATAGCAACTGCCTGGAATACACTGCCTACCATAGACACCATAGGAACCACATAGCAACTATATAAGCATATTCTAACAACACCAACCAGCACTCCTGctggaactgtgtaaaataaaataacataataaaagtccccgggaatgaaacccacacaaattTAAACTCTACCAAAATTATAGAAAAttgtacagttatgttccctaatgtAAAGGTACTGAAAATATATCCTTGAGGgtaacactgcagtgacagcaaaaggtaccaccacagtgacagtttttctgacagtgtagccTCCACATAGTGACAAGCTTTTGATGTTAGTGCATCTTTTTAGAGGAAGTATGTGAATTTAATAGTGTGATGCACGGGTGTCTAAACACTGGGAAACTCTTTGTCCTGCTCTGCATTAGACACTGGGCCAGAGTGGACAGTCCTTAGAGAGACAGGTTTCCTTTTTGAAGAGTTTGTCCTTGACCTGCACACGTACTGTTACAGTGGGATCCGCAGGAAGACCGTGCTCAACATGCCCTTATTACCCAACCTGGACCTGAAGAACGACCCGGTACAGCACCCTCTTGTTTCCTCACATACCACCTAGCAACCACATACCAACTCAGTAACCGCCTagaaacaccttagcaaccacctaacAGTATCCTATCCACCATGAGACATATAGTAGTTACTGCTTTGCAACTCCAAAGCAACCATGAGATAAGCCATAGTAACCACCTAGGAGCATTCTAGCAACGATATTGGATACCATGGCAACTACCTTGTACCAACTTCGAATTCATGAGATATGCCATAGCGACCATCTAGCAGTACCCTAACAACCATGAGATGCATCATAGGAACTCATTAACAATGCCCTAGCAACCATGATATATACCCTACCAACAGCCTAGCAACCAGCATCTATTTATATATTCCCTAGCAACTACTCAAGAACACCCTAACAACTAGCTATAACCTGGCAAAAACTCGATTACTTGCAACCATGAGATCTGCCTGAGTAGCCacttagcaacaccttagcaaccacattGGATACCATAACAACCACCTTTTAACATTCAGGCATTTCATGAGAAATATCATAGTAACCacctaaaacacacattggttacATAGCAACACCCTATCAGCCAGGATTTGCCATAGCAACCATTTAGCAGCACCATTGCAATCATGGGATATGCCCTAGCAACCATCTAGTAACATCCTAAAATATGAGAATACCATGAGAATGTGGTGGCAGTATCTTTAACAGCTGTGTTGTTGTCTGTAACTGTGTCTCCTGCAGTCAGAGCTGACGGAGCTGGTGCAGACGTATAAGCAGGAGGTGACGGAGGCGGCGTGCGAGCTGATCTGTGATTGGGCGCAGAAGATCCTCAAACGCTCCTTCGACACCGTGGTGGAGATTGCGCGGTTCCTCGTCCAGGAGCACATCGTAAACCCGCGCTGTAGCCAGGCCGAGCTGGTCACCTCCGCCACTCTGGCtggtaactcacacacacaacctacaGAGCTGTAACACTGGGTTTGGTTTACGGTGAAAACGAGAGTAAACGTAACCTCTGCTGTGGTGTCTTCCTCACAGGAGGCCCTTCAAAACCTCACAAAGTGACGAGAAAAGTCCCAGCCACGTTCAGAGGCGGTGGAGCCGAGGAGGACAGCAGTGGACAAGACTGCAGGGTACTTTTATGGGGCTCTTTAAACTTGTTTAAACTTTGCTCTGGACGTCCATAGGGTggctttccctctccctctaaaACACCAGCACAGCTGTAGCCAAGCGCAggcgcttttttttttgtgtgtattagcagcagtttgaaaagaaggcAGGGGCTGGGTTCCCGTGTCTCAAATGAAGCATGTGCTTGCCCTCCCCCTCCCAGGCTGGTGACACACTGAGATATTGAGATGGTGTTGGTGGCAACTAAAAACTGTGGAGAAAATAGGGATACACTTTAAATAACAATAGTGGCAACGataagaataaaaaacaatCACTGCCATGAATATTGTTTGTTGACATGTGGTGGTAAAAGTGATCCTGTTTATTTTGGGAAGTGACTCAGTCTCTAACAGTGCTCATCATCACTGCACTGTCTTTAAAACAGAAGGACAAAGAGGGAGCGGAGCCGGTGTCGTCTGGTAAGCAGCAGCTGGGTGAGAAATCAGCCAAAGGATCGGAGTCATCTCGCTCGGGGGGGCGGGACCTGCAGATGGAGGCcctgatgaagatgaagaagtTTCCTCAGATTCTGCCGAGGGGTTCGATCCCAGACAAATCCCAGCTCTCTGTTCACGCTTCCCCTCCGGCGTTCACGGCCAACGATTCCAGCAGCGTTAAAGTGACCCTTCCCATCACAGTGACTACGCTCCCGCACCAGCAGGGGCTCCCTGTGGTGATCCTCCCTTCAGGGGTCAGTCTCTCTTACCCCGAGCAGGAGAAGAGCACCACCGTCACAGTCTCCACCTCTGCTGCCCCAACACCAGCAGTCCAGAGACCCAGAGCAACCGCCCCAAAACGGGGGCCCGATCCCATCTCCGCTGTCCCAGGTAAGGGTGGGAGACCACCACAAAATCATATATTCAGAATCTGTTATTtcatttagtttagtttagtaaCTTTCtcaaaaccccacagcagtgttctccccctgtgtaaacagcccctgttcagaacgcccgctttcagcacctgttcctttaaatgataatgagccgctctctgttcaccccgaccccgagcgcacagcagtgaggagtgaggagcagaagctctggtttttagccgttttcactctgttctctttcttctccgtttttactcagtgctcttatttctccgcgctcgttgtgtctgttttgcttaatttaacctcgtctttgcgctctcacataaacgcgggtccagcgctgtgattggacagactcagacaagggggcggggccattctaaagtctctgtatTTGACATCAGAGGTGGAACAGAGTCTGCAGAAcagctcgttttatcccatgttttcagacttaggcagcacacagaaaactgactgtggggtcttgcttcacagtgtgtgggttggtgggctccaatTCACACTTTGTTACCATCCACTGAACAAGGGATTTCTTCATTGTGTGTCACctgtaatatattatttttaaggttttctgttaaaaaacagtAGATAATTTGTGTAATAGTGAGTTTTTATGACTGTATGAgattaacttttttatttttatagttattattattattatttttattattaacatattaTGTTACACATTCGTAGTCGCTGGCCCTGGCGGTGTTCCTCTGAAGCGGAAAAGAGGACGCCCGAGGAAGCCAAGGCCAGGAGAGATGACTCCACAGACAGCAGCAGCACCGAGCCTTAACCCAAACCAAGCGCTGGCCACTGGAGGAGTCATCCAAAAAGCTTTTTCATCTTCCACATCCTCCCAGTCCTCGCAGGTGATGAGGATCGTGGTCCAGGACCCGCCGGGCCTCATGGGGATCCAGGAGGTGCGAGGTTCTGAGCAGAGAGGAGGAGCGTTGCAGGTGAAGAATGAGGAGGAGCCCGAAGCCCCGCCCATCCTGACGCATCACGGTCAGAATCCACCTGGTTCTGAGATGAGTCGAGCTATGGTCATCCAGAGAGCGCCCACATCGCAACctgtgactcagactcagacctCCACCTCAGAcgagaacagaagagaagacGGAGACGCCCCCGTCAAAGCTCTGCCCATTTCTGACAAAACAGCCTCGGGTGAGGAGACGCTGCCGGACCCGAAGGCTCCTTAGCTACAGCAGCGCACACAGCGCCTCGTTCCTCCGCCGTCTCTGAGCCCCGTGAGCTTCACCTCGATGTACGTTGCCTTTTCGGTGTCCCTCAAGTGACCTGGCCGACAGCATGTCAAACTCTGCCGCTGTTTAACGGCTCAGTTTGGACTGCGGTTGTGTCTCTGTGCTACGTTAGAGTTAGCCTTATACAGCCAGGAGTTTTCAGCTGTTTGGCGTTGTTTCAGTCTGGCAGCTTTTCTCCATCAGATATCTGTCCTGCAACTCTTAGAAAAGAACCAGGAGGGCTAAAATACCTTCCAGTGTGTGgttcttaaataaaaaatattgggTTTGCGTAAAGTTTAAAGAGGCTCGCTGT encodes:
- the rfx5 gene encoding DNA-binding protein RFX5 produces the protein MMEDQIKTDSSSAEGDTEPSMLLQKLKTNISKTVQNKVDIILRDVQLFSDNDKLYLYLQLPSGPSAGEKSSDSNLVNTADQLHTCNWIRSHLEEHADTCLPKQDVYEAYRKHCENLQQRPLSAANFGKIIRDIFPNIKARRLGGRGQSKYCYSGIRRKTVLNMPLLPNLDLKNDPSELTELVQTYKQEVTEAACELICDWAQKILKRSFDTVVEIARFLVQEHIVNPRCSQAELVTSATLAGGPSKPHKVTRKVPATFRGGGAEEDSMLIITALSLKQKDKEGAEPVSSGKQQLGEKSAKGSESSRSGGRDLQMEALMKMKKFPQILPRGSIPDKSQLSVHASPPAFTANDSSSVKVTLPITVTTLPHQQGLPVVILPSGVSLSYPEQEKSTTVTVSTSAAPTPAVQRPRATAPKRGPDPISAVPVAGPGGVPLKRKRGRPRKPRPGEMTPQTAAAPSLNPNQALATGGVIQKAFSSSTSSQSSQVMRIVVQDPPGLMGIQEVRGSEQRGGALQVKNEEEPEAPPILTHHGQNPPGSEMSRAMVIQRAPTSQPVTQTQTSTSDENRREDGDAPVKALPISDKTASGEETLPDPKAP